gAATATGAAagactatttaattattgaagtaAGGCATTTATTTAAAGAGgttaattttttcttagtgTTTTGTATTAATTACGAGAtaataaagatattaaattatgctTCTAATAACGCAGTCtgctttaagaaattatataagaggttattaattaataagggtatcaattcaaaaagatattatatataacttGTAATATTAGCTTTATtcaaatgtaaaataattttattttatcctaGTTCTAATTACAAAACTTAAAGTACTAAAAACTCtattagaataaaaagtatttttccattaatcagttataaattattattatttttaaaatatggtaGGGAATTCtgaaatgttaaaaaatttatcagattgagaaatttcttcattatactattttaaattattattattattgtttctatataaatatttatttatacaaattaaaCTTCTAAAAAATCTGAGTGAATCGTGAAGTATGGAAAATGTATGAAAAATTTGTATAATCAAAACCATAATTATAGACcgtataatatataatgtaTAGGCACatgactaaattataaaatattataaacagAAACGAAAAGGAAACTTTTTGAAAATGCCATCAAAACATTCCGAgctattttgtattttattaaaattgtgAATTTATTTCCCAATTGGAATTTGGAAAtgcattttttctttattacaaaAAACATGAAATAGAATAACATACTCATCACATTCCTAATGATatcaaaactcaaataaaagTCTCGACAAAGTGATAAACCGATGAGGGTAAAAACTCTATTAAATACCTATAGTctcaacaaaaattaaaaaagaatccAAGAGTATTTTAAATACCTTAAAAAGTATTAAAGAACTTATAAACactcattatttttcttctactttctaaatcattaataaaaaatatcacacCACAAGAATTTACAAATTCCTCATATATTTTCAGACATAAAAACCAAATACAACTGTATGTATTAGTTCATTTCCACACTAACTAATGATTATTGTTGCTAAAATGCTAACTGATTCCGTATGACCTTGAAGTCCAAATCCCTCTCCTCAGTCAGTCTACTTTGCAAATATTAAAGTCCTATCAATTATACATACATTGTACCAACTGCTATATGTCATCTAATAACCttagaaagaaacaaagaaaaaaaaaatcttaataagGATCCATCCTTGAAGGTTGATGATGTTAGTTACCACTTCTCACTAATTTCAACACGTTTTTCAGtataaactaaatacttatatataatatataagtgcTTAATTTCAGCTGAAGAATTACTTGATTTCATtgatagagaaaagaaaaaacatggTGAGAGCTCCTTTCTTTGACAAGAATGGACTCAAGAAAGGTGCTTGGAGTCAGGAGGAAGACGATAAGCTAAGAGCTTACGTTCAGAGATATGGTCACTGGAACTGGCGTCAACTTCCTAAGTTTGCAGGTaggaaataatatatatatatagcttccttaaccttttttcttttctgttttccTTTTCGCTTAAACTTTGCTCCGAGTGGGATTTTAATTTTGCAGGTCTGTCAAGATGTGGGAAGAGCTGCCGATTACGGTGGATGAATTATCTTCGCCCAGGTGTAAGACGTGGAAACTACTGCATAAAAGAAGAGGATTTGATCATAAAATTACGCGAACAAATGGGAAATAAGTATGCTCTAAACATACATATTCTAGACTTATAATGCATTTATTTACAGATCGATGCAGTCCTGCAACTTAATGAAATTCTGTTATTTATAGATGGTCAATGATCGCTGCCAAGTTACCTGGAAGAACAGACAATGAAGTTAAAAACTATTGGCACACCCatataaagaagaaagagaagcaGAAGGAAAGCATATCTCTTTTGAGAGAAGTATCAAGTGAAACTAATTCCCCAACTGGTGTCAACGAGAATGGTGAAGCAACGCCAGCAAAAAATGTTGTTGAAATTGAAAAGCCTCCCTCCCACCTGATATTAGAAAGCTCTCCATTATCCCCAGAAACATCTTCAAGTAAACTCTCCTCAGTTACAACGGATTCAGCTCTAGTTTCTCCGTCTGATATAAACTGGATTGCAGAAGATAGTTTCACATCATCATTCCAATCATTTAAAGAATCTGGTGGGGATTTCTGGACTGAACCATTTATAGCAGATAGTAGCTATTACCAAGATGAGCGATTTATGTCACCTTATGTTTCTTATCACGATGACAGTATAGATTTCCTCTACCAAGTAATGCAGTAGCTAGGTTAAATTACATTAGCCGTCACCAGAAGTTGCATTTTGTAACGAAAATATAGTAAacctttaatatataattaaatggttattaaattgtaattttaataacactaataaaattttccaGTAAATATGAGATAAATTACAGAGTAGTTAccaaattttgattttgaaagataCTTTGTAAGGCAAAAGGTACAAAAAAGCTATTgaatttattagaaaagtccaattgagttttttttttttctggctCAATTAAAcctattaacttttataaaaagtccaattaagtttttattattttttttagccaattaaatccattaattctaaaaaatgtCCAGGTTGGGTTTCTTAGTGAGCCTTATTGTGACTAACATCATAGAAGGGGGAGGAAGATCTATCCCTGAGAACTAAGCTAAATCAAAGTTAAAAAAGACAGACTAGAAAGAGAATGCTACTATTCCGAATGAGAGAACAAAATCACATTGGATGAGTTCTTGTCGCACTAGATCTTCTTTCTATGCAATTTGACGATTGACCTCTACCATCGGGCAAGGAAAGAGACCCATTTTTCCCTTCCCtccatatttattatatggcACCCTttactaatatataataaaaagtaaaggCTTGGAAGCAAGCTACTATAATGCTAACAATGTCTAAGATACCGTTAAGTGTAAGGGCTTAATTATTTTGAGAGCGCGAATAATAACCGCtctgaatattttaaagtcaCACCTATATCATGTGAGGGACAAAAAGCcgattcttcttctttatttaacTTACGTTATAGTTCCTACAACTGTAGAACCTCCTTTCAGGATTGGTCTCTCTCTATAAAATGTGCATCTTTATGGTTTTATTACAAAAACATATTAGAGGTGGTGGGATGTAATCTAACTCAACAACTTGCACTCACCCTCTACTTAAAAATGAGTGTGACGAAGCAGACAAAAATGTTGCTGCCATTTCAagtgagaaaagaaatcactactcttctttataaattagagtttatagatactaattatacaaaaataaaaaagaagaagtggtTTTCTCTCTCTCATGTGATATAGGcgtgattttaaaatatttagagcGGTTATTATTTGCGCTCTCAAAATAATAAGACCCTTACACCTAACAACATTTTAAAGTTGTTAGCATTATGGgttaattggattttttataaaaattgatggGTTTAATTAAGCCAAAAATAGGATAAAAACTTAATTGgactttttataaaagttaataggTTTAACTCAgtcaaaaaaaaagataagaactTAATTGGACTTTTCTAATAAGTTCAAGGACATTTTTGTATCTTTGCCTTTTTGtaacaaatcaaaaatttgatACATTTTTGTTACAAAGTGCAAAGTTTGGTGTTATCCATGTAATTTACCCTTATAGTGTGCCAAAATATTCACCggtattattaaaattaaagtttagcAACAATTCAGTTACAAGTCAAAAATCTCGTACCTTTTTGTTACAAAGTGCAAAATCTAGTGATTGTCAATATAATTTACTCGCAAGAGCTATAAGATAATTGTTAcacattaatattatatgaattcaTATCTTCTTGGCTACTACTAGTGTATTACACCttataattgaatattaattataacatttaaaataattgtgaTAATATTATCTAAGTGTATGTTAGTATTTCAATAGCTGAATGCAATTTTATAAGAATCAAAATAAAGCAATCATAACAATGCAGCagacttaaattaaaataaaattaatttaaagttaaaaactttaaattcATAGTATTTTACAACCTTTGTAAAATTTAGACCAAACTATATTTTACATGagcattaaaataattaagattacTTGTTGTAGTTCATAAATTCGACTGTTTGGTGAAAAATTGAATGCTGAACATGAAACGTGTGTAAGGTACATGGACTGTTGAAATTGAATTACACTTCGACTTTTATAATCAgagtaattataaatttctaagCTCCTTTATCATATTTTACTTAGATCCTAATGAAATACATTTGGAAATAATGTATTTGATGCAAGAAATTAAACTCAGAATAAAAGCTAAAGATTttgatcaaaagaaaattagattgCATTAATGATAATATCAACATTGTTGGgaattgaaataataacttaaaactGAAAAGCTTGAATTGAAATAAAGCTTGTATTTGAAAAGTactagaattaaaataaataaagcttGAGTAATAAAACAAAACGTAAATGATGAAATACCTGCTGTAGAATTTGTCTATTGTTGTTTTTGTCGACCCTCATTGCTAATGTCctcttcttctatttattcCGGGAGTTACGAAGGAAACTTCGAGCTCATATTGGTCATGAGTTGAGAACGGGAATTGAACTCTATGAGATCTAATCTCTCATTGTTCCTCAGTAGCTCAGTGGTAGAGCGGTCGGCTGTTAACTGATTGGTCGTAGGTTCGAATCCTACTTGGGGAGATTGGATTCATTCCGAATTCTTTAATTCGGAATGTCGGAATGAAAGGGTTTGCTTTGACCGTGGTACCCGTTCCCTGTGTCTTTCTTTCCATTGCATTCTGTCTCATCATATCACATTCTGTTCCGCGATATTTGAGAATCACCGTCAACTGGAGCTCTATTATCTTAGCTACTtgaggagttattttctatagagTGCCAAGTAACTCCTATCTTGGTGCTAATTGTTAGTTTATGCTCCACTTTTACAGACTTCTTTTGTAAATTGTTGACCCACTATAAcacttgattaattaattaaattggacTTGAAATTCTACTTTCTAATAGCTTGGGcctaaaagataattatgaTGCCAACAATTGCCCCCTGCGTGTGTATTGGCCAGTATTAGCCAACAATACATGTAAATTAACCCTATTGTTTCTTCTCCATTTAACACGTGtagtaataagaaaaagccaccatttttctgtttctttttatttctctctctactgTTCGCATCTCTTCATTATAGCCACCTTTCGCCAGAAAAGACAATAGCTCACTCTCTTTGCCTGTCATAGCCACTTTTCACTAATTACACGCTGTCGAGGAGGACAACCATCACATCATCACCGCTTGTTCCTCTGCTAATGCCTTTTCTCCGTTCAATGATGTTGCCGCTCCATCAATAGTCTTCCCTTCACCAATTAGTCAATCTTCATTGCCTACTGCTTCAACCGAGAGCAGGTTGGTTTGATTCAAATTGAATCCATCTCCTTTATATGTGACTCTTTGAGTTAATTAGTGAGATTCTATGTGCATAAAGTTTTGGTACTGGAAAATATACCCACCTGcacaaaaaaatattctcCAGTTTATTAGAGAAAAAGGCTAAAAGGTATTCTTTTACCCAAATATTTGACTTTTGTGTGTTTATATGTTGGATAATTGtgcataattatatttaaattgctAGAAGAGTTTTTAGGAAGTAGCCTGATATGTATGAAAAatcagttctttttttttttgagttagTCTAACTTGGGGCTCTGGATCTCCAAGTGCCCAAGTTACTTGGGGATCTCGAACTTTTTCTTCTAGGTTGGATCTCAAGAACATTTCCAACTTAGGGCTATAGATCCCTACGTACCTAATTTACTTAGAAAGCTCGAACTTGTTTTTTGGGTTGTATCCCCAAGAACATTCCCAACTTGGGGCTCTGGATCCCCAATTACGCAATTTACTTAGGGCTCtcgaaataaatttttttgattaaattattattttaatcccCAAGAACATTTCCAACTTGGGGCTCTAGATCTCCAAGTACCCAATTTACTTGGGGCTCTCGtactgaaatattttaaaatattacctAGATCCCTAAGAACTTTTTCAACTTGTGGATCTACATCTCTAAATATCCAATTTACTTGGAGGCCTCGTTTtgcaatattttaaaatattacctGGATTGCCAAGAACTTTTTCAACTTGGGGATCccgaattaaaatattattggtTAACTTAGAAAATCCGATAGATAAAAGTAGAGCGCCAATAactagttttatttggggatctcatattaaaatactatCAATTCCTAAagacattttttatttagggaACTACTTGGGCTCCcgacttaaaatattttaaagcaTTATTGGATCCCAAAGAATATTTCTAACTTGGGGTTCCCgacttaaaatatttcaaagaaTTACTGGATCCCCAAGAACATTTCCAACTTGGTGAACTACTTAGGGCTCCagcttaaatattttattggtcTTCCACAGATTTATTCCTTGATGAACTATATATTTCTAGgaccaataaaatatttagatccTAATATTCTTAATTCCCACATACCCACACAATCAGGCTTTTAtccttaaaattattaacaattcaaataattgaaatgtGTGCACTTGTTTAGTTTTGCAGTTATGGATCAAAACTCTGTTCACCATCATGTTGTTTTGAGACCACTGACGCTCTTGGTTTTAAAGATAAAGCTCCTTCTGACTGCAGAGGtggtttgcttcttttcttattaactTTGATTTGTGCCTACTGCTTCCTCATATTATCTTCAGTATAGGATATGTTTCCACTAGGTGCCTCCTTTTACATATGTCTTCTGAATGTGCTTTGTCTCATCTTGCATCATCATTGTCATTCCTTATTCACTCATCACATATCATAAATAAGacaccaaaaaataaaagtggcTACAAGgcctatttttatttaatttatgaatggTGGCTTTAGAACCAATCTATAgtagaataacaaaaataaaaataaaaactaaaagaaaaaattgaccATTTATTTTGGCCTGACATAGATCTTAGAGTagtagaaaatattatttcaagaTCTTCTTCTTGGCCGTTGGTCGGCCTTATGCCTCCTTGTGTACTTGTTTTGCATTATTTTCCACATAgtggaatttttcttttttctaggTCTGTTGTACCTTTTATGTAGTTCTTTTTGTAATCTTAATAGCCAATAAGAATTTTCCTTTctgcaaaaaaagaaaaatcaaacaagCTAAGTAATGTATAATAATTTGCATAAAGGTACATGCTTCCAAATAAGACACAACAATTggcaataaaattaagaaaagtaagtaaaataatttaatgctAATTGTGATTGCAATAGGTGAAacctataaattttaattacctccttaaTACATGTTGACCAATGCTCCTCTATAGGGGTGAGatcttcttttgatttttcaaataCCACCCTCCTTGGATCACCATGTTTCCCTTGAAATCTTTCATCTTGTGTTCTTATAAGTGGTTGGTGCCACTGTTGACTACGTTCTTCATGATGCTTCGAGTGTTTCTTTTGCAATCTCATAGGTAATTGAGAAGTTGGATTCCTCTAGACATGAGCattatttctctatttttatttgtctttTACCAAGAACTGCTTAGAAATCCATATATTATGAAAAACTTTTTCATTGTGAACCTCTAGAGATTTATCTTTTTGAACCAAGTATTTCTTAGGAATTCACAAGTTGCGTAAATATTTCTCATCTAAAGATCTCTCCTttgctttcctttttcatcaaAGGTGGCAATTGGAAGTGGCATGTTATTAAGGTGGCCATGCCTTGATAGAATTCTTGGAGAATTAGTTGGTTTCTCCTTAAATTTTTGTAGTTGATGTTTCTTGCCTTTGTCTTTAGGAGTACTTTTAACAACATCTCGAGGGGCTGTTGAGGAATGTCCCCCGAGTTTCTTAATAGTAAAAGCTTGATATAACAATAGGAGTACCATTGAAGCCACCATGTGGTGGCTTTGTACaattgttgttttcttctttcttatatGGTGGAAGATATCTTTTCTCTACTTGTATTTGAGAAGGTTGAGGCCTTTGATGGTCGTTGCCCCCTTGATAACTTATGGATGAATGCCCCGAGGCCCTTCCATATTGTTGTGCCTTAAAGGCTTTGACAAAACATACTGGCCCTTTGACCTAGAATTTTCAAAGACAAGCTTGAAGTAACTTCTTCCATAATATTAGTCATTGTTGAACTAAATTATTTCCAAAGTTTTctagttgtttccttttgaCTTTTCATAATTTCCTCCATATGTTTGTAGGCTAATTCTGCTTGAACACTTAAAATATCAAccaaaattaaagtattagtATCAAGGTATTCACTAgagataaaaattcattttgtCCTTCCATAATAGGTCCTATTAGAGTGTATAAGACCTTATGATAATAATTCTCTTCAAGAGGAACAAGATCCCATTCTTCATATGCATTATAATATGGATCGTAGTATGGAGTAAAATTCCATTCATAAGAAACATTCAGATTATGCCATGTTATTATAGACACAAATTCCAAGTCTTAAGACCTAGCAATATGATTTTCAAAAAAGCTATTTTTGGATGTTGATGACATTCTTTAGGATGTCTCCCATTGGGTGTGTCAAATTATATTTggtaaaaaattgaatatcgAGCATGCCATGTGTGAGGTACACGAAcctttgaaattgaattaCGCTTTGACTTCTATAATCAGAGTAATTGTGAATTCCTAAGCTCCTTTACCACAATTTGCTTAGATCCTAATGAAATACTATTGGAAATAATGTGTTTGatacaagaaattaaattgagagtaaaagctaaagattttgattgaaagaaaattggattgcattaatgataatattaatattgttgaaattgaaataataactTGAAATTGAAGAGCTTGAATTGAAACAAGGCTTGTATTTGAAAAGTACtagaattgaaataaataaagcttgagtaattaaaaaaaacctTGAATGATTAAAAAACTTGGCATAGAATTTGtttgactttatttttgttgaccCCCATTCTTGATgctctttttttctatttatagagtgcTCCAAGTTAACTGCACCttgagataataaatattggaGTCGTGTGTCTTGTTTTTCAACAATTGGAGCCCCATTTTCTCAGCTACTTAGGGAGTTAATTTCTAGAGAGTGCCAAGTAACTCCTATCTTGGTGCTAATTGTTAGTTTGTGCTCCACTTTTATAGACTCCTTTTATAAATCGTTGACCCACTataatacttaattaattatttaaattggACTCAAAATTTTGCTTTCCAATAGCTTGGGCCTAAAGAATAATTATGGTGCCAATACCAACAATCTTGATTCTTGGCTTTCTAGCTCTCCTCTAGTTTATctacataaagaaaataagaataataactGTAGAAGAATATAATATGcctttttcaaactctttaaTAGGTCAAGCCACAAAATAATagcttcattttcttcttttattatttagcaGCTATGAGCAAAAGGTCCTATGGCTTATCTTTTTAACCATAGAGGCTTATTATTAGCACTAGCCCAAAGAGGGTCATTCTGGCTCTATAAGGACATAATGGGCCTATAAAGTTGGAATTTGCTTATCGATTTATGAGAAATTTGATATAGGAATTGGTTTGTGTTTTAGTGTTGCAGAGTTGTAAATAATGTTAAACTCTTAAGTGATAAAGTTGTGTAATATTAAGATTCATGATTGGGTTAAGATTATATAACTATAAGAATTTGTAGAAGTCTTATTGCAGATGACACCTACATTCATATACGAGATTTTTATGCAATTATCTTTCATTGACTCTTTACAAGTAATTCAACCCTTACGATTGGTAATCCCTTGATATACCAGATTTTCTTGTGGAATTAAAGACTCTAGTATAGACTCATTTTCCTAGAGTGGCCAGGTGATTTATCTTCATGATACATCTCCCATTGGTCGAGATCTGTTCTTAGCTGCGAAAGTTATCCCTGTTACTTGACACTTGTGATTTGATGCATAACCTGCTCTTAAGataatatttaagatattCTCAGGTTGAATATCTTTGATTTTTGGTTGTGAAAATATTTTTGGCATGCCTAGTGGGACTATTGTATGCTAGTAGAAATAAGACATCAAAAACAACAATGATTAATTATGGCTTCATTGAAAAATCAGACTGATTCATTCAGAACTAGCGGTTCCAAGAACGTCTCGGTTAAAAGTTAAGACAATATCAAAGGCatgcaaaatcaaaaggaaaggTTGAGTCTTGGAACTCTAGTTTTCCAACCTCAAAATGTTAGCCGATCTCAGTTTGTCACAAATGATGAAATGGCAGAATATGTTCGAGATATCCTAACAACGAAGCTTGTTTTATCAGAAGTTGACTTACAAAGGGTAACTTATGTTGTGGCAACAGAAAACTATAAAGCTTTTCATGGCATGATCAACCAAATGGCTTCTATACTTAAGCCATTAATTAAAGGTAACCAACATGCTCAAACAAAAGTCATGAATGGTCAAACACAGTTGAACTCAAGAACAGACAGCTGACTAATATGTTAGAAGTAAGACTAAACTAAGATATGCAATATGATAGTAGAAGGAGTTTCTAGAGGATGAAAAATCCAAATGAATGGCAGTATGGTTCGATCAATATACTGACGGGGTTGGAAAAAGGAGCTGACTCTAATAATAGAGAAAATGTTGGGG
The sequence above is drawn from the Ricinus communis isolate WT05 ecotype wild-type chromosome 7, ASM1957865v1, whole genome shotgun sequence genome and encodes:
- the LOC107260816 gene encoding transcription factor WER-like; this translates as MVRAPFFDKNGLKKGAWSQEEDDKLRAYVQRYGHWNWRQLPKFAGLSRCGKSCRLRWMNYLRPGVRRGNYCIKEEDLIIKLREQMGNKWSMIAAKLPGRTDNEVKNYWHTHIKKKEKQKESISLLREVSSETNSPTGVNENGEATPAKNVVEIEKPPSHLILESSPLSPETSSSKLSSVTTDSALVSPSDINWIAEDSFTSSFQSFKESGGDFWTEPFIADSSYYQDERFMSPYVSYHDDSIDFLYQVMQ